A genomic window from Lotus japonicus ecotype B-129 chromosome 1, LjGifu_v1.2 includes:
- the LOC130713098 gene encoding F-box/LRR-repeat protein At2g42730-like, which translates to MKKINISEGVDRISELSDEVLGHILSFLPSKEAIATCSLSKRWRYVWKLVSALDFVCLPDMTIKAHTKPWNDLDLERNTGPCCLFHIQEFVDAAIAVKVEQLSISMAQHGNRNYEHVFMSQHRNHGPVFFVPANLFNCATIVTLKLEGPLKEFRAERNSQGNLIVSNNLRNLHEYDYVYMTLHKVDDHSHVVSMLNAMQNVEFLCDWKEMMEVNHHCSIDSPQFPNLVHLELRLRNNVVSLPINLFTCTTLVNLKIEGSFTLSVPSCIQLSSLKRLHLNLRNCEPASCKAILSGSPALEFFHLKHEWRDGFEDLIIERNSGANLIVSKNQLINLVIQSDGGYDCFQDYFEGHLENIVKAKVFMTLDPNWSSNIREVYTHAYSILKAMRNVEFLSLCDISLEGYSSVDLPKLPNLVQLQLHINHYSSQILKLVSSEYCPKLEEFGVNNMHWKYSEQQKKWINMTTRGMHPDHYGPLS; encoded by the exons atgaagaaaataaaCATATCAGAAGGAGTGGATAGGATCAGTGAGTTATCAGATGAAGTTCTGGGTCACATTCTGTCTTTCCTTCCAAGCAAGGAAGCCATAGCCACATGCTCGTTGTCCAAGAGATGGAGATATGTTTGGAAATTGGTTTCGGCGCTGGACTTTGTATGCTTGCCAGATATGACTATCAAGGCTCACACCAAG CCGTGGAATGATCTCGATCTCGAGCGTAATACCGGTCCTTGTTGCTTATTTCATATCCAAGAATTTGTTGATGCAGCCATAGCCGTAAAGGTTGAGCAACTGAGTATTTCCATGGCTCAACACGGGAATCGGAACTATGAGCATGTTTTCATGTCTCAACACCGGAACCATGGGCCTGTTTTCTTTGTGCCTGCAAACTTGTTCAACTGCGCCACAATTGTGACCTTGAAGCTTGAAGGTCC gcttaaggagTTTAGGGCTGAGCGAAATTCTCAAGGCAACTTGATCGTCTCAAACAATTTGCgaaatcttcatgagtatgatTATGTATACATGACACTACACAAAGTTGATGATCACTCTCACGTGGTTTCCATGCTCAACGCAATGCAAAATGTTGAATTTTTGTGTGATTGGAAAGAAATGATGGAGGTGAATCATCATTGCTCTATTGATTCTCCGCAATTTCCCAATTTGGTTCATCTCGAGCTTCGTCTTAGGAATAATGTGGTTTCTCTCCCCATCAATTTGTTCACCTGCACCACACTCGTGAATTTGAAGATCGAGGGTTCATTTACTCTCTCGGTTCCTTCTTGTATTCAACTCTCCTCTCTCAAGAGGTTGCATCTCAACTTGCGAAATTGTGAACCAGCCTCTTGTAAGGCAATTCTTTCCGGATCTCCAGCTCTTGAATTTTTCCACTTGAAGCATGAGTGGCGTGATGGGTTTGAGGACTTGATTATTGAGCGAAATTCTGGAGCAAACCTCATTGTCTCGAAGAATCAATTAATCAACCTTGTTATACAAAGTGATGGTGGATATGATTGTTTCCAAGACTATTTCGAGGGGCATTTGGAAAACATAGTGAAAGCTAAGGTATTTATGACACTAGATCCCAATTGGAGTAGTAATATTCGTGAGGTTTACACTCACGCGTATTCCATTCTCAAAGCTATGCGCAATGTTGAATTTCTGTCCTTGTGTGATATTAGCCTTGAGGGTTATTCTTCAGTTGATCTTCCAAAATTACCCAATTTGGTTCAGCTCCAGCTTCATATTAACCACTATTCCTCCCAAATTCTAAAACTTGTTTCTTCAGAGTACTGTCCGAAGCTGGAAGAGTTTGGTGTCAATAACATGCATTGGAAATATAGTGAACAACAAAAGAAATGGATCAATATGACTACACGAGGGATGCATCCTGATCATTATGGTCCCCTGTCATGA
- the LOC130728031 gene encoding uncharacterized protein LOC130728031: MSCQSYDEPFFVPTYLFTYTAIVTLKLEGPFILPVPSSVQLPSLKSLHLNVRKCEPSCGKFLSGSPSLEVFYLKEGEGLEIERNSRCNHIVSNNQLHKLVIESDPGYDYVQDYLEGHLENVVKAKVYIKLYKVSSQEFPILKAICNVELLSLWDWNQSMVDYSSLDFHQFPNLIHLELHLESDVVSLPITLFTCTTVVILKIAGWFILPVPSYVQLPSLKSLHLEVLKCEPSYKEFLYGSPVLEVFYLKQWYDGFEELRIERNSLGNFIFSKSLYLNLVIQSDRGCDYVQDYLEGHLENIVKAKVSMTLHSKPYQRYIVQSRAFSILKSIRNVEYLSLNDAFKSDMYNLSHHDHDLPQFPNLVGLDLHVTDLDHSPYLKLADRALCPKLEKYWLNDRREL, encoded by the coding sequence ATGTCATGCCAGAGCTATGATGAGCCTTTTTTTGTACCTACATACTTGTTCACCTATACGGCAATTGTCACCTTGAAGCTTGAAGGTCCATTCATTCTCCCCGTTCCTTCTTCTGTTCAACTCCCCTCTCTCAAGAGCTTACATCTCAATGTGCGAAAATGTGAACCCTCTTGTGGGAAGTTTCTCTCTGGATCTCCATCGCTTGAAGTGTTCTACCTGAAGGAAGGAGAAGGCCTTGAGATTGAGCGAAACTCTCGATGTAACCACATCGTCTCAAACAACCAATTACACAAGCTTGTTATCGAAAGTGATCCTGGTTATGATTATGTCCAAGACTATTTGGAGGGTCATTTGGAAAATGTGGTGAAAGCTAAGGTATATATCAAATTGTATAAAGTTTCCTCTCAGGAGTTTCCCATTCTCAAAGCAATATGTAATGTTGAACTTCTGTCCTTGTGGGATTGGAATCAAAGCATGGTTGACTATTCCTCTCTTGATTTTCATCAATTTCCCAATTTGATTCATCTCGAGCTTCATCTTGAGAGCGATGTGGTCTCCCTCCCCATAACCTTGTTCACCTGCACCACAGTTGTGATATTGAAGATTGCGGGTTGGTTCATTCTCCCCGTTCCTTCTTATGTTCAACTCCCTTCCCTCAAGAGCTTGCATCTCGAAGTGCTAAAATGCGAACCCTCTTATAAGGAGTTTCTCTATGGATCTCCTGTTCTTGAAGTGTTCTATCTGAAGCAGTGGTATGATGGGTTTGAGGAGTTAAGGATTGAGCGAAACTCTCTAGGTAACTTCATTTTCTCAAAGAGCCTCTATCTTAACCTTGTTATACAAAGTGATCGTGGTTGTGATTATGTGCAAGACTATTTGGAGGGTCATCTGGAAAACATAGTGAAAGCTAAGGTATCTATGACACTGCATAGTAAGCCCTATCAAAGATATATAGTCCAATCTCGCGCGTTTTCCATTCTCAAATCAATACGTAATGTTGAATATCTATCCCTGAATGATGCCTTCAAAAGTGATATGTATAATTTGTCTCATCATGATCATGATCTTCCACAATTTCCCAATTTAGTTGGCCTAGATCTTCATGTTACAGACCTTGATCACTCGCCGTATTTAAAACTTGCTGATCGTGCCCTGTGTCCCAAGCTGGAAAAGTATTGGCTCAATGACAGGCGTGAATTGTAA